The genomic window TGTTACGCTACCCCCCACCCGGTCCCGTGAGGTGGTGGCAACCACGGACCAAAGAAGGTTGGCCGTGCGAGACCAATGTGATCTGGATCATAGTGCCGAAGCATGAGCTTTGTTTATCATGATGACAGTGGATGGAGCAGGTATAATGATTCAGTGACAACGCATATCGGAATAGGTGGAAACGAAGGACATAGCAGCATCAAAGGAGGTACATCATGGTAATAAAGACACAGAGAAAGATCGTAAAAATCGATGCGGAGAAATGCGACGGGTGCGGGCAGTGTGTGTCAGCTTGCGCCGAAGGAGCCATTGAGGTGGTCAATGGAAAGGCCAGGCTGGTAAGCGAGAAGTATTGCGACGGTCTGGGTGCCTGTCTTGGCGAATGTCCACAGGGAGCCATCACTATCGAGGAGCGGGAAAGCGATCCCTTTGACGAAGAAGCAGCTAGGCATCACCTGGAGACAAAGAAACAGACAGAAGATACCCTTCCTTGCGGATGTCCTTCGGCTAGTGTCACCCAGTTTGAGGTCAGGGGTGCTGAGGCCAAGGCAGCCCCCGAAGTATCGTTCAGGTCGGAGCTTGGTCACTGGCCGGTGCAGCTCACTCTGGTCCCGCCAACAGCGCCCTTCCTTCAGGAAGCTGACCTGGTGCTGGCTGCCGATTGCGTTCCCTTTGCCTATGCTGAATTTCATCAACATTTTCTCCGCGATCATGCCCTGCTGGTGGCCTGCCCCAAGCTGGACGATTTCCAGGCCCACCTGCAGAAGTTGACCGAGGTCCTCCGCCGTTCGTCTGTGAAGAGCCTTACTGTGGTGCGCATGGAGGTAGGTTGCTGCCGTGGACTGGTGCAGATGGCACAGCAAGCCATAGCTGCCAGCGGCAGAGACATACCGCTAAGGGAGGTTGTGATCGGCATCAGAGGAGAGGCGAAGTCCGAGGCTTTGGTCGGAGGTCATCGAAGCAGTGAGCAAGGGAGCTGTGGGTGTGCTTTGTAGTTCACGTGCTACAATAGATGAGGATGTCTGAGAACTGAGCGAAGCGGGTTGCCCGCCTGAGGTGGACGGGGTGGAACGGATGCTTGGATGCTCCAAGCTACCCCGAAGCTTCAGACAGCCTCTAGTGGGACACAATCAATAAGCAGGAGGTGTCACAATGGTGGAACAGTGTCCGGGAGCTATCAACATACGGATGCCAAGGCTGGAGATAAAGCCTTGCCCCAGGTGTGGCGAGGAAATTGAGATCTTCTCCAACGATGCCAGCGCCAAGTGCCTGAAATGCGGGTTTGTGATCTATAATGACCTGCTGTCCTGCGTGGAGTGGTGCGAATACGCTAAGGAATGCGTTGGGGAGGAGACCTATGAAAGGATAATGCAGCAACTGGCGGAGCAGAAGGCGCGAGAAGAACAGAAGCCCTGAGGGCTGGTTCTCGAATATAGTAATTAGGAAGGAGAAAAGATGGAAGGCACACGGATCTCACACCATGAGTCTGTCCGCAAGATGTATGAGCGGATAAAGGAAGACAAGATGGACAATATCTGGGACCGCTATGAGGCCCAGGGGATGGGAGGCAATCCCGACCAGAGATGTCCTTTCTGTATGGGGGGTGTCCGCTGCGACCTGTGTTCCAACGGCCCTTGCCGTGCCGACGCAGCCAAGGATAAGAAGGGCGTGTGCGGCATCAAGGCCGATGGCATGGCCATGCGCATGATGCTGCTAAAGAACGTGATGGGGGCATCCACCTACCACTACCACACGGAAGAGACCATCAGGACACTGCGGGCCACAGTGCGGGGTGAAACCCCGTTCCGGATTCTGGAATCAGAAAAGTTAAGGAACTTTGCCGGGAGGTTGGGGGTAAACAACACCGGCGCGGACAATGAGATCGCTCTTCGCCTGTGTGACTTTGCCGAAGCTGATTTCTGCCGAAAGTCCGACGATCCCAGCCAAATCGTCGAGGCTCTGGCTCCGGCAGAACGCAAAGCCCTCTGGAGGCGTCTGGGCATTTTCCCCAGCGGCATCCATGACGAGATGCTGCGGAGCACCAGTTCCTGCCTGACTAATGTAGACGGCTATTACTTGAGCCTGGCCCTGAAGGCCATGCGCTTGTCTATTGCC from Chloroflexota bacterium includes these protein-coding regions:
- a CDS encoding 4Fe-4S ferredoxin, producing the protein MVIKTQRKIVKIDAEKCDGCGQCVSACAEGAIEVVNGKARLVSEKYCDGLGACLGECPQGAITIEERESDPFDEEAARHHLETKKQTEDTLPCGCPSASVTQFEVRGAEAKAAPEVSFRSELGHWPVQLTLVPPTAPFLQEADLVLAADCVPFAYAEFHQHFLRDHALLVACPKLDDFQAHLQKLTEVLRRSSVKSLTVVRMEVGCCRGLVQMAQQAIAASGRDIPLREVVIGIRGEAKSEALVGGHRSSEQGSCGCAL